One window from the genome of Streptomyces sp. WZ-12 encodes:
- a CDS encoding MFS transporter, producing MPAFRISDPFLRTLLAIAALFFTLGFQYATWASRIPAIKAQLGLSAAEVGVLLMAAGVGAAASFPLVTLLMNRLGARRLALWSALCLTLLLFALAAAPNYPTALVVMCGDGLLVGCLNVAMNAQGAALESRHGRNAMSKLHATFSAGSLAAAVLASGVTALTATVVVHFAAAAAVLLLLLGCARPGLLTDERPAAGRERQHAGRRWALPSRLTLWMCCAMAFGTVTEGAMNDWSALYLKDVARASAELAPMGIAVVSGVMVLSRLFADGWRSRWGDGRIVRVGSALAGVGLALALLSGGVLPALIGFACVGLGIAAVTPCVYVAAAGQGPQALTLVAAMGTTGLLAGPPVIGFIANAAGLVWGMAAVAASALVVSLCGTRIRWTPPAAPADADQPAHDGARTAP from the coding sequence CCATCAAGGCCCAACTCGGCTTGTCCGCGGCGGAAGTTGGCGTGCTGCTGATGGCCGCCGGCGTCGGCGCGGCGGCCTCGTTCCCCCTGGTGACGCTGTTGATGAACCGGCTGGGCGCCAGGCGCCTGGCGCTGTGGTCGGCGCTCTGCCTGACCCTGTTGCTGTTCGCGCTGGCCGCGGCGCCCAACTACCCGACCGCGCTGGTGGTGATGTGCGGCGACGGCCTGCTCGTGGGCTGCCTGAACGTCGCCATGAACGCCCAGGGCGCCGCCCTGGAATCCAGACACGGGCGCAACGCCATGTCCAAGCTGCACGCAACGTTCAGCGCCGGGTCGTTGGCCGCGGCCGTACTGGCCTCCGGCGTGACCGCGCTGACCGCGACCGTCGTCGTGCACTTCGCGGCGGCCGCCGCGGTGCTCCTGCTGTTGCTCGGCTGCGCCCGGCCCGGGCTGCTCACCGACGAGCGGCCCGCGGCGGGCCGGGAACGGCAACACGCCGGCCGTCGCTGGGCGTTGCCCTCCCGCCTGACGCTGTGGATGTGCTGCGCCATGGCGTTCGGCACGGTGACCGAGGGCGCCATGAACGACTGGTCGGCCCTCTACCTCAAGGACGTCGCCAGGGCGTCCGCGGAACTGGCGCCCATGGGCATCGCCGTCGTCTCCGGCGTGATGGTGCTGTCCCGCCTGTTCGCCGATGGTTGGCGGAGCCGCTGGGGCGACGGGAGGATCGTCCGCGTCGGCAGCGCACTGGCCGGAGTCGGCCTGGCGCTCGCCCTGTTGAGCGGCGGCGTGCTGCCGGCCCTGATCGGCTTCGCCTGCGTCGGTCTGGGCATCGCGGCCGTCACCCCCTGCGTCTACGTGGCCGCGGCCGGACAGGGTCCCCAGGCACTCACGCTGGTCGCCGCCATGGGCACCACCGGCCTGCTCGCCGGTCCGCCCGTCATCGGCTTCATCGCCAACGCCGCCGGACTGGTCTGGGGCATGGCCGCCGTCGCCGCCTCCGCGCTGGTGGTCTCGCTGTGCGGCACACGCATCCGCTGGACACCACCGGCGGCCCCGGCCGACGCCGACCAACCGGCGCACGACGGGGCCCGGACCGCGCCATAG
- a CDS encoding antitoxin — translation MFDALKNLKEKAEEIAEAHGDKISDGLEKVGGFIDDRTEHKHSDKIDTAVDKAQGFVEKLGDKKS, via the coding sequence ATGTTTGACGCCCTGAAGAACCTCAAGGAGAAGGCCGAGGAGATCGCCGAGGCACACGGCGACAAGATCTCCGACGGGCTGGAGAAGGTCGGCGGGTTCATCGACGACCGGACCGAGCACAAGCACAGCGACAAGATCGACACCGCCGTCGACAAGGCCCAGGGCTTCGTCGAGAAGCTGGGCGACAAGAAGTCCTGA